A window of the Lactuca sativa cultivar Salinas chromosome 7, Lsat_Salinas_v11, whole genome shotgun sequence genome harbors these coding sequences:
- the LOC111892756 gene encoding zinc finger CCCH domain-containing protein 18 isoform X1 yields MDFSESTKIVYDRIQKIDPENVSKIVGYLLLQDHGEREMIRLAYCPDNLIHSLINKAKTHLKLPSNIPEMPLHFTPFTPSTRHSPLTIQIPSQPVDYVPMVYPASFPEDYRLHNHLRFLSLEDQIDSVNTPDFSPNNFYNSSEPSLGPRANRRSPSLPEFPFKVCHYFIKGFCRHGNNCRYLHPTSESFSYIEDDNVFSPGSLDKLELELTELLKSRRGFPLSIASLPMLYYEKFGKSLQAEGYLTESQRHGKAGYSLTKLLARLKSICLIDRPHGQHAVILADDLAKCMDHNGDRDRNEHGGIVAGSRQIYLTFPAESTFSERDVFNYFNKFGPVHDVRIPCQQKRMFGFVTFVFADTVRHILNKGNPHFVSGARVLVKPYREKSKADESMNLIRKHGEAFQNSIYQGGHGLDSEIGLQSMPRICDNSRLIKKQIIEEQQEQALEFERRHFSEMQLSADLNNQFPSFRTTLEELRLPEGNSHAPQMNFRSTEHFNYLLDYLNNGPSNDERIRQINTKYNEESSQGLNLPDSPFAAALGGEISTVI; encoded by the exons ATGGACTTCTCAGAATCTACAAAAATTGTATATGATAGGATCCAAAAAATCGACCCCGAAAACGTCTCCAAGATTGTGGGGTATCTCCTTCTTCAAGATCATGGTGAAAGAGAAATGATAAGATTAGCATATTGCCCCGATAATTTAATACACTCTTTGATCAATAAAGCAAAAACCCACCTCAAATTACCTTCCAATATCCCCGAAATGCCCCTACACTTCACCCCATTTACACCTTCAACTCGTCATTCACCATTGACTATCCAAATCCCAAGTCAACCAGTTGACTATGTTCCCATGGTTTATCCCGCTTCATTTCCCGAAGATTATCGTCTTCACAACCACCTTCGTTTCCTTTCATTGGAAGACCAGATTGACTCGGTCAACACCCCCGATTTTTCACCTAACAATTTCTACAACTCATCAGAACCTTCATTAGGTCCTAGAGCCAATAGGAGGTCGCCAAGTCTACCCGAATTCCCATTCAAAGTTTGCCATTACTTCATTAAAGGATTCTGTAGACATGGAAACAATTGTAGATACTTGCATCCTACATCCGAAAGCTTCTCCTACATCGAGGACGATAACGTCTTTTCACCCGGGTCTCTTGATAAACTAGAGTTAGAACTCACCGAGCTTTTGAAATCAAGAAGAGGGTTCCCTCTCTCCATAGCCTCTTTACCAATGCTTTATTATGAAAAATTCGGTAAGTCGCTACAAGCTGAGGGGTATTTGACCGAAAGTCAACGACATGGGAAAGCCGGTTATAGTTTGACTAAGCTTCTTGCGAGGCTTAAAAGCATTTGCCTCATTGATAGGCCACATGGGCAACACGCTGTCATTTTGGCTGATGACCTGGCAAAATGTATGGATCATAATGGAGATAGAGATAGAAATGAACATGGTGGTATTGTAGCCGGTTCTAGACAAATATACTTGACTTTTCCAGCCGAGAGTACCTTTTCGGAGCGTGACGTTTTCAACTATTTCAA CAAATTTGGGCCGGTTCATGACGTGAGAATTCCATGTCAGCAAAAGAGAATgtttggatttgtgacttttgtaTTTGCGGATACGGTTCGCCATATTTTGAACAAGGGAAACCCTCATTTTGTAAGTGGTGCTCGTGTTTTGGTCAAACCCTATCGTGAGAAATCTAAGGCGGATGAAag TATGAATTTGATCAGGAAACATGGAGAGGCATTTCAGAACTCGATATACCAAGGTGGTCACGGTCTTGATAGTGAAATTGGACTGCAGTCAA TGCCAAGAATTTGTGATAATTCAAGGCTAATCAAGAAGCAAATCATCGAAGAACAACAAGAACAAGCACTTGAATTTGAGAGAAGGCATTTCTCAGAGATGCAATTATCCGCGGATCTCAATAACCAATTTCCATCTTTTAGAACCACACTCGAAGAGTTGAGGCTACCAGAAG GTAATTCCCATGCACCACAAATGAACTTTCGTTCAACCGAGCATtttaattatcttttagattatCTCAATAACGGTCCTTCTAATGATGAAAGAATTAGGCAGATAAATACCAAGTACAACGAGGAGAG TAGTCAAGGGCTAAATCTTCCAGACAGCCCGTTTGCAGCTGCATTAGGGGGTGAAATATCGACAGTTATATAG
- the LOC111892756 gene encoding zinc finger CCCH domain-containing protein 18 isoform X2: MDFSESTKIVYDRIQKIDPENVSKIVGYLLLQDHGEREMIRLAYCPDNLIHSLINKAKTHLKLPSNIPEMPLHFTPFTPSTRHSPLTIQIPSQPVDYVPMVYPASFPEDYRLHNHLRFLSLEDQIDSVNTPDFSPNNFYNSSEPSLGPRANRRSPSLPEFPFKVCHYFIKGFCRHGNNCRYLHPTSESFSYIEDDNVFSPGSLDKLELELTELLKSRRGFPLSIASLPMLYYEKFGKSLQAEGYLTESQRHGKAGYSLTKLLARLKSICLIDRPHGQHAVILADDLAKCMDHNGDRDRNEHGGIVAGSRQIYLTFPAESTFSERDVFNYFNKFGPVHDVRIPCQQKRMFGFVTFVFADTVRHILNKGNPHFVSGARVLVKPYREKSKADERKHGEAFQNSIYQGGHGLDSEIGLQSMPRICDNSRLIKKQIIEEQQEQALEFERRHFSEMQLSADLNNQFPSFRTTLEELRLPEGNSHAPQMNFRSTEHFNYLLDYLNNGPSNDERIRQINTKYNEESSQGLNLPDSPFAAALGGEISTVI; encoded by the exons ATGGACTTCTCAGAATCTACAAAAATTGTATATGATAGGATCCAAAAAATCGACCCCGAAAACGTCTCCAAGATTGTGGGGTATCTCCTTCTTCAAGATCATGGTGAAAGAGAAATGATAAGATTAGCATATTGCCCCGATAATTTAATACACTCTTTGATCAATAAAGCAAAAACCCACCTCAAATTACCTTCCAATATCCCCGAAATGCCCCTACACTTCACCCCATTTACACCTTCAACTCGTCATTCACCATTGACTATCCAAATCCCAAGTCAACCAGTTGACTATGTTCCCATGGTTTATCCCGCTTCATTTCCCGAAGATTATCGTCTTCACAACCACCTTCGTTTCCTTTCATTGGAAGACCAGATTGACTCGGTCAACACCCCCGATTTTTCACCTAACAATTTCTACAACTCATCAGAACCTTCATTAGGTCCTAGAGCCAATAGGAGGTCGCCAAGTCTACCCGAATTCCCATTCAAAGTTTGCCATTACTTCATTAAAGGATTCTGTAGACATGGAAACAATTGTAGATACTTGCATCCTACATCCGAAAGCTTCTCCTACATCGAGGACGATAACGTCTTTTCACCCGGGTCTCTTGATAAACTAGAGTTAGAACTCACCGAGCTTTTGAAATCAAGAAGAGGGTTCCCTCTCTCCATAGCCTCTTTACCAATGCTTTATTATGAAAAATTCGGTAAGTCGCTACAAGCTGAGGGGTATTTGACCGAAAGTCAACGACATGGGAAAGCCGGTTATAGTTTGACTAAGCTTCTTGCGAGGCTTAAAAGCATTTGCCTCATTGATAGGCCACATGGGCAACACGCTGTCATTTTGGCTGATGACCTGGCAAAATGTATGGATCATAATGGAGATAGAGATAGAAATGAACATGGTGGTATTGTAGCCGGTTCTAGACAAATATACTTGACTTTTCCAGCCGAGAGTACCTTTTCGGAGCGTGACGTTTTCAACTATTTCAA CAAATTTGGGCCGGTTCATGACGTGAGAATTCCATGTCAGCAAAAGAGAATgtttggatttgtgacttttgtaTTTGCGGATACGGTTCGCCATATTTTGAACAAGGGAAACCCTCATTTTGTAAGTGGTGCTCGTGTTTTGGTCAAACCCTATCGTGAGAAATCTAAGGCGGATGAAag GAAACATGGAGAGGCATTTCAGAACTCGATATACCAAGGTGGTCACGGTCTTGATAGTGAAATTGGACTGCAGTCAA TGCCAAGAATTTGTGATAATTCAAGGCTAATCAAGAAGCAAATCATCGAAGAACAACAAGAACAAGCACTTGAATTTGAGAGAAGGCATTTCTCAGAGATGCAATTATCCGCGGATCTCAATAACCAATTTCCATCTTTTAGAACCACACTCGAAGAGTTGAGGCTACCAGAAG GTAATTCCCATGCACCACAAATGAACTTTCGTTCAACCGAGCATtttaattatcttttagattatCTCAATAACGGTCCTTCTAATGATGAAAGAATTAGGCAGATAAATACCAAGTACAACGAGGAGAG TAGTCAAGGGCTAAATCTTCCAGACAGCCCGTTTGCAGCTGCATTAGGGGGTGAAATATCGACAGTTATATAG